The Ornithorhynchus anatinus isolate Pmale09 chromosome X2, mOrnAna1.pri.v4, whole genome shotgun sequence genome window below encodes:
- the LOC103166745 gene encoding pre-B-cell leukemia transcription factor 1-like isoform X2: MAPAIAPRECSVLSIRSIQEEDPPDAQLMRLDNMLLAEGVSGPEKRGRGGPGAGAATPGGCPNDNSIEHSDYRAKLSQIRQIYHSELEKYEQACSEFTTHVMNLLREQSRTRPISPKEIERMVSIIHGKFSTIQMQLKQSTCEAVMILRSRFLDARRKRRNFSKQATEVLNEYFYSHLSNPYPSEEAKEELAKKGGITVSQVSNWFGNKRIRYKKNMGKFQEEANIYAAKTAVDATSVTAQGTQAASPSTPSSGSSGSFKMTNSGESFLNLQSLTPYQGSPQMDPLHHVIHQAGRYEPVVGNPLYTTQRMDANGSWQDTTTPSSITSPAGDPGSVNSDASN; encoded by the exons ATGGCTCCAGCTATTGCTCCCCGGGAATGCTCAG TGTTGAGTATTCGCAGCATTCAGGAAGAGGACCCCCCGGATGCACAGCTAATGAGACTAGATAACATGTTGCTGGCAGAAGGCGTCTCTGGGcctgagaaaagaggaagaggaggaccggGCGCTGGAGCAGCAACACCAGGTGGCTGTCCAAATGACAATAGCATTGAGCACTCTGACTACAGGGCCAAGCTGTCCCAGATCCGACAGATATACCACTCTGAGCTAGAGAAATATGAACAG GCCTGCAGCGAATTTACTACCCACGTAATGAATCTTCTCAGGGAGCAGAGCAGGACAAGACCAATTTCCCCGAAAGAGATTGAACGGATGGTCAGCATTATCCACGGGAAATTCAGCACCATCCAAATGCAGCTGAAGCAGAGCACGTGTGAGGCGGTCATGATCCTCCGCTCCCGATTCCTCGATGCCCG GCGAAAGCGGCGCAATTTCAGCAAGCAGGCCACGGAGGTCCTGAACGAATATTTCTATTCCCACCTGAGTAACCCGTACCCCAGTGAGGAAGCCAAAGAGGAGCTAGCCAAGAAGGGCGGCATCACGGTCTCCCAG GTGTCCAACTGGTTTGGCAACAAGAGGATCCGGTACAAAAAGAACATGGGGAAATTCCAGGAAGAGGCTAACATCTATGCTGCTAAAACAGCAGTGGATGCCACTAGTGTGACAGCCCAGGGAACACAGGCCGCCTCCCCGTCCACCCCCAGCTCCG GTTCCTCTGGTTCTTTCAAGATGACAAATTCTGGGGAATCGTTTCTCAACCTGCAGTCCTTGACCCCTTACCAGGGTTCCCCTCAG ATGGATCCCTTGCATCATGTAATCCATCAGGCAGGCCGCTACGAACCCGTCGTGGGAAATCCCTTGTATACAACACAGCGAATGGAC GCAAATGGCAGCTGGCAGGATACCACCACCCCTTCATCAATCACCTCTCCTGCTGGTGACCCAGGGAGTGTCAACTCGGATGCATCCAATTAA